Proteins encoded within one genomic window of Triticum aestivum cultivar Chinese Spring chromosome 2D, IWGSC CS RefSeq v2.1, whole genome shotgun sequence:
- the LOC123049676 gene encoding atherin-like isoform X2, with protein sequence MVSAGGSMCSRRYSPCRCRSPRFPRPDRVSSSRRSHRTSVLGLTGARTAPPRSPSATPLAAPATAAVLAAIAPPPATRRIRGRPLPSLPPAATVDVGAGVGAVVATQALAAAPPLQLGGSPQQPLGAHPWMGYFAPYGSPFPPLHQPRAPWTAPNSAGILGPRPGQHHQVYNAGASSSSNPAPWDNYAALNNIAVQQQQHGGREWFLDTGATSHVPGPQNPAHPNDVQ encoded by the exons ATGGTCTCAGCCGGCGGTTCCATGTGCTCGCGGCGGTACTCCCCCTGCAGGTGCCGTTCCCCACGTTTTCCCAGGCCCGATCGCGTCTCCTCCTCGAGGAGATCACATAGAACGAGTGTGCTCGGGCTGACGGGCGCTCGGACGGCTCCACCGCGCTCTCCATCGGCCACACCTCTGGCGGCTCCGGCGACCGCGGCGGTACTCGCGGCGATCGCGCCGCCTCCGGCAACCAGGCGGATAAGGGGAAGGCCGCTGCCGAGCCTTCCTCCGGCGGCGACCGTGGACGTGGGCGCTGGCGTGGGCGCGGTCGTGGCCACCCAGGCGCTGGCAGCAGCTCCACCGCTCCAGCTGGGCGGCTCTCCACAGCAGCCGCTGGGCGCCCATCCGTGGATGGGGTATTTCGCCCCGTACGGGAGCCCCTTCCCACCTCTGCACCAGCCGCGCGCCCCCTGGACGGCGCCCAACTCTGCCGGCATCCTCGGCCCCCGACCCGGACAGCACCACCAGGTCTACAACGCTGGTGCATCTAGCTCCTCCAACCCCGCCCCGTGGGACAACTACGCCGCCCTCAACAACATCgcggtgcagcagcagcagcacggggGCCGCGAGTGGTTCCTCGACACTGGAGCCACCTCACACGTACCCG GACCTCAAAACCCGGCGCATCCTAATGACGTCCAGTAG
- the LOC123049676 gene encoding uncharacterized protein isoform X1 — MNRLLRRSRSADLDTAANLPPLAPLAAIPPTHAAPGAVALHPQAPTPAPVRLGQAAPAAPAAVDAAPLVAPLHRGIGRELIPCLNILGAPAPGEGIPPSITHFLRFKLDLAAGNYLRWRHLFYFILWKYNVQHHVDENREPLHEDTNWRNDDITIVLWIYSTNSDELYDIVMSPASTAYQVWHTMRLFFLDNQAGRAIHLSAEFCSTVQGDLTVAEYARRLQSLTAALNDVEEPITDRTLTL; from the coding sequence ATGAATCGGCTGCTCCGCCGATCCCGCTCAGCTGACCTCGACACGGCAGCGAACCTCCCTCCCCTGGCTCCTCTTGCTGCCATCCCACCCACCCATGCAGCTCCGGGCGCGGTGGCTCTTCATCCTCAGGCTCCTACGCCTGCACCGGTGCGCCTCGGCCAAGCCGCACCCGCTGCACCTGCGGCTGTTGATGCCGCCCCTCTGGTGGCTCCACTCCATCGCGGCATCGGCCGCGAGCTCATCCCCTGCCTCAACATCCTGGGTGCGCCGGCACCAGGCGAGGGTATCCCGCCCTCCATCACCCACTTCCTGAGGTTCAAGCTCGACCTCGCTGCCGGTAACTACTTAAGATGGCGCCACCTGTTCTACTTTATCCTCTGGAAGTATAACGTGCAGCATCACGTCGATGAGAACCGGGAGCCACTGCATGAGGACACTAACTGGCGCAACGATGATATAACCATCGTGTTGTGGATTTATTCCACAAACTCTGATGAGTTGTACGACATCGTGATGTCGCCGGCCAGCACGGCGTACCAGGTGTGGCACACCATGCGCCTGTTCTTCCTCGACAATCAGGCCGGCCGTGCGATTCACCTCTCGGCGGAATTCTGCAGCACGGTCCAGGGGGACCTGACTGTTGCCGAGTACGCCCGCCGTCTGCAGTCTCTGACGGCCGCGCTCAACGATGTTGAGGAGCCCATCACCGACAGGACCCTGACACTCTAG